One Algibacter sp. L3A6 genomic region harbors:
- the lptB gene encoding LPS export ABC transporter ATP-binding protein — MILKAENLMKSYSGRKVVKDISLEVNQGEIVGLLGPNGAGKTTSFYMIVGLVKPNGGHIFLDNKEITNYPMYKRAQNGIGYLAQEASVFRKLSIEDNILSVLQLTKLSKKEQVHKMESLIDEFGLGHIRKSRGDLLSGGERRRTEIARALATDPSFILLDEPFAGVDPVAVEDIQRIVAQLTKKNIGILITDHNVQETLAITDRTYLMFEGSILKAGEPEELASDEMVRKVYLGQNFELRRKKIRE, encoded by the coding sequence ATGATTTTAAAAGCCGAAAATTTAATGAAGTCCTATAGCGGACGAAAAGTTGTAAAAGATATTTCTCTTGAAGTTAACCAAGGTGAAATTGTTGGACTTTTAGGCCCTAATGGAGCCGGAAAAACAACATCTTTTTACATGATTGTTGGTTTAGTAAAACCTAACGGTGGCCATATCTTTCTTGATAACAAAGAGATTACCAACTACCCAATGTACAAGCGTGCACAAAACGGTATTGGTTACTTGGCGCAAGAAGCTTCGGTATTTAGAAAACTAAGTATTGAAGATAATATTTTAAGTGTATTACAACTTACCAAATTAAGCAAGAAAGAACAAGTCCATAAAATGGAATCTCTTATTGATGAGTTTGGTTTAGGACATATTAGAAAATCTCGTGGCGATTTATTGTCTGGTGGTGAGCGTCGTAGAACAGAAATTGCTCGTGCTTTAGCAACCGACCCTAGTTTTATTCTACTCGATGAACCTTTTGCCGGTGTAGACCCTGTGGCTGTAGAAGATATTCAACGTATTGTAGCACAACTCACTAAAAAGAATATTGGTATCTTAATTACCGATCATAACGTACAAGAAACACTAGCCATTACCGATAGAACATACTTAATGTTTGAAGGTAGTATTTTAAAAGCTGGTGAGCCAGAAGAATTGGCTAGTGATGAAATGGTGCGTAAAGTATATTTAGGCCAGAACTTTGAGTTGCGTAGAAAAAAGATTAGAGAGTAA
- a CDS encoding TerC family protein, producing the protein MLENIFTLLMLVLLQAVLGFDNLLYISLESKKAPESEQKRVRKVGILIAIVLRIVLLFVLVSIIGFFKEPFSFLTGGIGDILHFAFNGHSIIVLVGGGFIIYTAIKEIWHMISNHDLEHNVEGGDGKRLKSANAVITSIVIMNLVFSFDSILAAIGLTSHLENTTAAFIIMAIAIVASGLLMLVLADKISSFLAKNRMYEVLGLFILFIVGIMLVTEGGHLAHINIFGENIVPMSKTTFYFVLAVLVIVDVVQGRYQKKLLKEQAAKNK; encoded by the coding sequence ATGTTAGAAAACATTTTCACGCTATTAATGCTAGTTCTTTTACAAGCTGTTTTAGGATTCGATAACTTATTATACATTTCATTAGAAAGTAAAAAAGCTCCGGAAAGCGAGCAAAAACGGGTGCGTAAGGTTGGTATTTTAATCGCCATTGTTTTAAGAATAGTACTTCTATTTGTTTTAGTTTCCATTATTGGGTTTTTTAAAGAACCGTTTTCATTCTTAACAGGTGGTATTGGTGATATTCTTCATTTTGCATTCAATGGGCATAGTATTATTGTGTTAGTCGGTGGCGGATTTATAATCTACACAGCCATTAAGGAAATCTGGCACATGATTTCTAATCATGATTTAGAGCATAATGTAGAAGGTGGTGATGGCAAGCGTTTAAAATCTGCTAATGCCGTTATTACTAGTATTGTAATTATGAATTTAGTATTCTCTTTTGATTCTATTCTGGCCGCAATTGGGCTTACTAGTCATTTAGAAAACACAACCGCAGCGTTTATAATTATGGCCATTGCTATTGTTGCAAGTGGATTATTAATGTTGGTGTTAGCCGATAAAATTTCTTCATTCTTAGCTAAAAATAGAATGTACGAAGTACTTGGTTTATTCATTCTTTTTATAGTTGGTATTATGCTAGTTACCGAAGGTGGTCACTTAGCGCATATCAATATATTTGGTGAAAATATTGTACCAATGAGTAAAACAACGTTCTATTTTGTATTAGCGGTTTTAGTTATTGTAGATGTGGTGCAAGGGCGTTACCAAAAGAAATTATTAAAAGAACAAGCTGCTAAAAATAAATAG
- the tatC gene encoding twin-arginine translocase subunit TatC produces the protein MAKKDINEMSFLDHLEDLRWHLIRICSAVMIVATLAYIFSRFIFDEIIFAPLHMDFPTYDFLCKAAQFLDVTTTFCADKIPLILQNRTMAGQFSADIWTAILGGFIISFPYVIYQLWSFISPGLHKEERKHSRGFIIICSLLFFIGVLFGYYIITPLSINFLANYSISSMVDNQIDISSYIALVRASALASGLIFELPIIIYFLTKIGLVTPEFLKTYRKYAMVIVLILSAIITPPDIASQVIVAIPIIILYQVSITISKIVIRNQKRKEKKNVRVS, from the coding sequence ATGGCAAAAAAGGATATTAATGAGATGTCTTTTTTAGACCATCTTGAAGATTTACGCTGGCACTTAATTAGAATTTGCTCGGCTGTAATGATTGTGGCAACGTTGGCATATATTTTTAGTCGTTTTATTTTCGACGAAATTATTTTTGCGCCACTGCACATGGATTTTCCCACTTACGATTTCTTGTGTAAAGCGGCTCAATTTCTTGATGTTACCACCACATTTTGTGCCGACAAAATTCCGTTAATTTTACAAAACCGAACTATGGCAGGGCAATTTTCTGCCGATATTTGGACGGCCATTTTAGGCGGATTCATAATCTCATTTCCTTACGTAATCTACCAATTATGGAGTTTTATTAGTCCTGGTTTACATAAAGAAGAACGTAAGCATTCGCGTGGTTTTATCATTATTTGCTCACTCCTATTTTTTATAGGCGTACTTTTTGGCTACTATATTATCACACCGCTATCTATTAATTTCTTGGCAAACTATAGCATATCGTCTATGGTAGATAACCAAATAGATATTAGCTCTTATATTGCCTTAGTTCGTGCTTCAGCATTAGCTTCGGGATTAATTTTCGAGTTACCAATCATTATTTATTTTCTAACAAAAATAGGTTTGGTTACGCCAGAGTTCTTAAAAACTTATCGAAAATACGCAATGGTAATTGTATTAATTTTATCTGCAATTATTACGCCTCCAGATATTGCCAGTCAGGTTATTGTGGCAATTCCTATTATAATTTTGTACCAAGTAAGCATCACTATTTCTAAAATAGTGATTAGAAATCAAAAACGAAAAGAGAAAAAAAATGTCAGAGTCAGTTAA
- a CDS encoding O-acetylhomoserine aminocarboxypropyltransferase/cysteine synthase family protein, translated as MSDHKLSTNALHAGHDVKANGGTQAVPIYQTSSYVFNDSDHAANLFSLKELGFIYTRLNNPTNQILQDRLAAVEGGVGAVVFASGTAAISTGLLTLLKSGDHIVASSSLYGGTYNLLNVTLPRFGITTTFVDASNPENFKAAVQDNTRAFFVESLGNPKLDVLDLEAIAVQSKAAGVPFIVDNTVATPVLLNPLKHGADIVIHSLTKYIGGQGTSLGGAIVDGGTFNWANGKFPEFTEPSAGYHGLKYYETLGAASYVFKLILEGLRDFGGALSPFNSFQIIQGLETLPVRIKQHSANALEIAKWLEAQEEIAWVNYPGLESSKYKTLADKYLPKGQSGLVTFGHKGGFEAAKKIADNTKLFSLLANIGDTKSLIIHPASTTHQQLDETAQEAAGVSSDLVRLSIGLEDIEDLKADLQAAFATI; from the coding sequence ATGAGCGATCACAAATTATCAACTAACGCATTACACGCAGGACACGATGTAAAAGCAAACGGAGGAACGCAAGCCGTGCCAATTTACCAAACATCATCGTATGTTTTTAACGATTCAGATCATGCAGCAAACCTATTTTCATTAAAAGAACTAGGTTTTATTTATACCCGTTTAAACAACCCAACCAATCAAATTTTACAAGATCGTTTAGCGGCTGTAGAAGGTGGTGTTGGAGCCGTTGTTTTTGCTTCAGGAACAGCAGCAATTTCAACGGGGTTATTAACACTTTTAAAATCTGGAGACCATATTGTAGCGTCTAGTAGTTTATATGGTGGTACGTATAATTTATTGAATGTAACCTTACCTCGTTTTGGTATTACAACTACGTTTGTAGATGCGTCTAACCCAGAAAATTTTAAAGCAGCAGTGCAAGATAATACTAGAGCATTTTTTGTAGAATCTTTAGGGAACCCAAAATTAGATGTTTTAGATTTAGAAGCTATTGCAGTACAGTCTAAAGCGGCCGGAGTGCCTTTTATTGTAGATAATACAGTGGCTACGCCAGTATTATTAAACCCTCTAAAACATGGAGCGGATATTGTTATTCATTCTTTAACTAAATATATTGGAGGGCAAGGAACGTCTTTAGGCGGTGCTATTGTTGACGGAGGAACCTTTAATTGGGCTAACGGAAAATTCCCTGAATTTACTGAACCTTCTGCAGGTTACCACGGATTGAAATACTACGAAACTTTAGGTGCGGCTTCTTATGTTTTTAAATTAATATTAGAAGGTTTACGTGATTTTGGTGGTGCTTTAAGTCCGTTTAACTCCTTCCAAATTATTCAAGGTTTAGAGACTTTACCAGTAAGAATAAAACAACACAGTGCAAATGCATTAGAGATTGCTAAATGGTTAGAGGCTCAAGAGGAGATTGCATGGGTAAACTATCCTGGTTTAGAAAGCAGTAAATACAAAACTTTAGCAGATAAATATTTACCAAAAGGGCAAAGTGGTTTAGTCACTTTCGGGCATAAAGGTGGTTTTGAAGCGGCAAAGAAAATTGCCGATAATACCAAGTTGTTTTCTTTACTTGCTAATATTGGAGATACAAAATCTTTAATTATTCACCCAGCAAGTACAACGCATCAACAATTAGATGAAACAGCGCAAGAAGCTGCAGGAGTGTCTAGCGATTTAGTGCGTTTATCTATTGGTCTTGAAGATATTGAAGATTTAAAAGCAGATTTACAAGCTGCTTTTGCAACGATATAA
- a CDS encoding carboxymuconolactone decarboxylase family protein produces the protein MSESVKEFNDYRSKMNDKILGDNNKIIKRIFNLDTNAFAEGALDVKTKELLGLVASTVLRCDDCVKYHLETSYKIGLKKEEVVEALGIATLVGGTIVIPHLRRAYEFWDALEEDSKTQ, from the coding sequence ATGTCAGAGTCAGTTAAAGAATTCAACGATTACCGTTCTAAAATGAACGATAAAATTTTAGGGGATAACAATAAAATTATAAAGCGTATTTTTAATTTAGATACTAACGCTTTCGCGGAAGGAGCTCTAGATGTAAAAACTAAAGAGTTACTTGGTTTGGTAGCTTCTACTGTTTTACGCTGCGACGATTGTGTAAAATACCACTTAGAAACCAGTTATAAAATTGGACTAAAAAAAGAAGAAGTTGTAGAAGCTTTAGGTATTGCAACCTTAGTAGGCGGAACTATTGTAATTCCGCATTTACGTCGTGCTTATGAGTTTTGGGATGCTTTGGAAGAAGATAGCAAAACCCAATAA
- a CDS encoding ATP-dependent DNA helicase RecQ, translating to MLTVKKEIHSALKKYFGFNQFKGLQEDVVTSIISGNHTFVIMPTGGGKSLCYQLPALMQEGTAIVVSPLIALMKNQVDAIRGISNEEGVAHVLNSSLNKTEVKRVKEDIVNGVTKLLYVAPESLTKEENVEFLRTVKISFMAVDEAHCISEWGHDFRPEYRNLRHIIGRIGDNIPIIGLTATATPKVQEDIIKNLGISGATTFKASFNRPNLYYEVRSKTKNVDADIIRFVKQNDGKSGIIYCLSRKRVEELAQVLQVNGINALPYHAGLDAKTRSSHQDKFLMEDCDVIVATIAFGMGIDKPDVRFVIHHDIPKSIESYYQETGRAGRDGGEGHCLAYYAYKDIEKLEKFMSGKPVAEQEIGHALLQEVVAFAETSISRRKFILHYFGEEFDTETGEGGDMDDNVRHPKKKVEAQDEVKILLNTISKTNEKYKSKDLVNVIIGKENALINSHKTNEQDFFGKGKARDNKYWMALLRQVLVSGFLKKDIETYGVIKLKDAGRDFIANPESFMMTEDHIFDGAQEDGSVVTAAKGANAVADATLMRMLKDLRKKNAKKLGVPPFVVFQDPSLEDMALKYPVTIVELGNVHGVGDGKAKKYGKDFVALIAQYVEDNDITRPDDLVVKSTGSNSANKLYIIQNVDRKLPLDDIASSKGMSMSDFIKEMEAIVYSGTKLNITYWVDDILDEDQQEEIHDYFMESSTDSISDAIEEFDGDYDDEELRLYRIKFISEVAN from the coding sequence ATGTTGACAGTTAAAAAAGAAATACACAGTGCCTTAAAAAAATATTTTGGATTCAATCAATTCAAAGGACTGCAAGAAGATGTAGTAACAAGTATTATTTCGGGCAATCACACATTCGTGATCATGCCTACAGGTGGTGGTAAATCGCTATGTTACCAACTACCTGCGTTAATGCAAGAAGGTACAGCAATTGTGGTATCGCCACTAATTGCTTTAATGAAAAATCAAGTTGATGCTATTCGAGGGATTTCGAATGAAGAAGGCGTTGCGCATGTATTAAATTCATCTCTAAACAAAACCGAAGTTAAGCGGGTAAAGGAAGATATTGTAAATGGGGTAACCAAATTACTTTATGTGGCTCCGGAGTCGTTAACAAAAGAGGAAAATGTTGAATTTTTACGTACTGTAAAAATATCATTCATGGCCGTCGATGAGGCGCACTGTATTAGTGAATGGGGACACGATTTTAGACCAGAATATAGAAATTTAAGACATATTATCGGGCGTATAGGCGATAATATTCCAATTATTGGCCTTACTGCAACGGCAACACCTAAAGTACAAGAAGATATTATTAAAAACTTGGGCATTTCGGGAGCAACAACATTTAAGGCTTCCTTTAATAGACCCAATTTATATTACGAAGTACGCTCAAAAACTAAAAATGTAGATGCCGATATTATTCGCTTTGTAAAGCAAAACGATGGTAAATCGGGTATTATATATTGCTTAAGTCGTAAGCGGGTAGAAGAGTTGGCGCAAGTTTTACAAGTAAACGGTATAAACGCGTTGCCTTACCATGCAGGTTTAGATGCAAAAACAAGATCGAGCCATCAAGATAAATTCTTAATGGAAGATTGTGATGTTATTGTAGCAACCATAGCCTTTGGTATGGGAATCGATAAACCCGATGTACGCTTTGTAATCCATCACGACATCCCAAAAAGTATAGAAAGTTATTACCAAGAAACCGGTCGTGCAGGTCGCGATGGTGGCGAGGGGCACTGCTTAGCTTACTATGCTTATAAAGATATAGAGAAATTAGAAAAATTTATGTCTGGTAAGCCAGTGGCCGAGCAAGAAATTGGGCATGCCTTACTGCAAGAAGTTGTTGCTTTCGCAGAAACTTCTATTTCCCGACGTAAATTTATTCTCCATTATTTTGGAGAAGAATTTGATACCGAAACCGGCGAAGGTGGAGATATGGACGACAACGTTAGGCATCCAAAAAAGAAAGTGGAAGCCCAAGACGAAGTTAAAATTCTACTAAATACCATTTCTAAAACCAACGAGAAGTACAAATCTAAAGATTTGGTAAACGTTATTATAGGTAAAGAAAACGCACTTATAAATTCTCATAAAACCAACGAGCAAGACTTTTTTGGAAAAGGGAAAGCTAGAGATAATAAATACTGGATGGCCCTTTTGCGCCAAGTATTAGTATCAGGATTTCTTAAAAAAGATATTGAAACCTATGGTGTTATAAAATTAAAAGATGCTGGTCGCGATTTTATAGCAAATCCAGAATCTTTCATGATGACGGAAGATCATATTTTTGATGGCGCACAAGAAGATGGCTCTGTAGTTACGGCAGCGAAAGGTGCAAATGCCGTTGCCGACGCTACTTTAATGCGTATGCTAAAAGATTTACGTAAAAAGAATGCTAAAAAATTAGGTGTACCACCATTTGTGGTTTTTCAAGATCCATCTTTAGAAGATATGGCGCTTAAATATCCTGTAACCATTGTTGAACTTGGTAATGTACACGGTGTAGGCGACGGAAAAGCTAAGAAGTATGGTAAAGATTTTGTGGCACTTATAGCGCAATATGTAGAAGATAATGATATTACACGTCCTGACGATTTAGTTGTGAAATCTACAGGGAGCAACTCCGCAAACAAGCTGTACATTATTCAAAACGTAGACCGTAAACTTCCGCTAGATGATATTGCATCGTCGAAAGGGATGTCTATGAGCGATTTTATTAAAGAAATGGAAGCCATTGTGTATTCTGGTACTAAATTAAATATTACGTACTGGGTAGACGATATTCTAGATGAAGATCAACAAGAAGAAATTCACGATTATTTTATGGAGTCTAGTACTGATAGTATATCTGATGCTATTGAAGAATTTGATGGTGATTACGACGACGAAGAACTTCGATTATACCGTATAAAATTTATTAGCGAAGTAGCCAACTAA
- a CDS encoding SIS domain-containing protein: MSTENSIIETAKQTIEMESKAILNLSSLVTEDFAAAVNLIYNSKGRVIITGIGKSAIIGNKIVATLNSTGTPAIFMHAADAIHGDLGLILNDDVVICLSKSGNTPEIKVIIPLIKRANNKMIAITGNTNSFLAQHADYVLNAYVEKEACPNNLAPTTSTTAQLVIGDALAVCLLNLRGFSSTDFAKYHPGGALGKKLYLRVEDISSTNEKPAVNGDASIKEVIVEITAKMLGVTAVVENNEIIGIITDGDLRRMLTKVDDFSKLTAKDIMGANPKRIQANAMAIEALEIMEANDISQLLVEHEGKYAGVVHLHDLIKEGII, encoded by the coding sequence TTGAGTACAGAAAATTCTATTATTGAAACTGCTAAGCAAACAATTGAAATGGAAAGTAAAGCCATTTTAAACTTATCTAGCTTAGTAACAGAAGATTTTGCAGCTGCTGTAAATCTTATCTATAACTCCAAAGGTCGCGTTATTATTACAGGTATTGGCAAAAGTGCTATTATTGGTAATAAAATAGTGGCTACTTTAAACTCTACCGGAACGCCTGCTATTTTTATGCATGCTGCCGATGCCATACATGGCGATTTGGGTTTAATTTTAAACGATGATGTAGTAATCTGCTTATCGAAAAGCGGTAACACTCCAGAAATAAAAGTTATAATTCCGTTGATAAAACGAGCAAACAATAAAATGATTGCTATTACCGGAAACACAAATTCATTTTTAGCGCAACATGCTGATTATGTTTTAAATGCTTACGTGGAGAAAGAAGCTTGCCCAAATAATTTAGCACCAACAACAAGCACAACTGCACAGTTAGTAATTGGTGATGCACTTGCCGTTTGTTTGTTAAATTTACGTGGTTTTTCGAGTACAGATTTTGCTAAATACCATCCTGGTGGCGCATTAGGTAAAAAACTATATTTAAGGGTTGAAGACATCTCTTCCACCAACGAAAAACCTGCAGTTAATGGCGACGCGAGTATTAAAGAAGTAATTGTAGAAATTACTGCAAAAATGCTCGGTGTTACTGCTGTTGTAGAAAACAACGAAATTATAGGTATAATTACCGATGGTGATTTACGTAGAATGCTTACCAAAGTAGATGATTTTTCTAAACTTACCGCTAAAGATATTATGGGTGCCAACCCTAAACGTATCCAGGCAAATGCCATGGCTATTGAGGCTTTAGAAATTATGGAAGCCAACGATATTTCGCAACTTTTAGTTGAGCACGAAGGCAAATATGCAGGTGTTGTGCACTTACACGATTTAATAAAAGAAGGTATTATATAA
- the thrA gene encoding bifunctional aspartate kinase/homoserine dehydrogenase I, producing the protein MKHPLQHITIKNYRTESDVLNAELNLSYQVFGKPLGSAPIVLINHALTGNSDVAGEDGWWLDLVGDDKVIDTKLYSVLAFNIPGNSYDGFVVENYKDFIARDVAKIFLLGLKELKIGKLFAAVGGSLGGGIAWEMAVLQPDFTENLVVIATDWKSTDWLIANCQIQEQFLINSKNPVHDARMHAMLCYRTPESFKERFHRSKNVDLEIFNVESWLLHHGKKLQERFQLSAYKLMNQLLRTIDVTKNRPEDFNVLENIKANIHIVGVDSDLFFTAEENRETHKQLALTNPNVTYNEIHSVHGHDAFLMEYEQLEKIIEGIFVPDSKKKRMKVLKFGGKSLGNGEGLNNVITIIENKVNNGDKISVVVSARGNATDELEAVLNLAAKGIDYKAQLETFKTYQKEPLKTIDFTEEFTLLDKLFEGVSLLGDYSGKIKDTILAQGELLSIKMVAALLNEKGIKSNAVDSRKLIKTDENFGNAIPIAKLSKDNVTAFFKAHKDAVNVITGFIASNLKEETTTLGRNGSNYTAALIANYLDAEELQNYTHVNGIYTANPDLVADAQKIRELSFSEANELANFGTTILHAKTIIPLVEKNINLRILNTFNPEDEGTLITAKPSAKEVTSLSVLDNVALLNLEGRGLLGKSGVDARIFRALSIHDISVSIISQGSSERGIGLIINANQATQAVIALEREFENDFYSQDVNKIDVVDDVSVISIIGIELSSFHKPFNALIKNQITPLLFNNTVTGRNISLVLKKSQLHKAMNVIHGEIFGISKKINIAIFGHGGVGGALINQILKSRSDIEKRKAINLNVFAIANSKKQLLSKNGVDANWEDAIKTVETESSIEDIIAFARENHLENLIAVDNTASPSFYENYIPLIEAGFDLVSSNKIANTISHKFYKDLRVQLKENKKQYLYETTVGAGLPLIDTIKLLHESGENITRIRGVFSGTLSYLFNNFSVENKPFSEIIQETIDKGFTEPDPREDFSGNDVARKLLILARELDLHNEFEDVSVQNLIPEAYQNISVESFLGQLDVLNEQYQAVKDKQEPGHVLRYIGDLSGDLSQDKGVLEVKLVSIPNDSTLGQIKGSDAIFEIFTESYGEQPIVIQGAGAGAEVTGRGVFGDILRLSKHIN; encoded by the coding sequence TTGAAGCACCCATTGCAACATATTACTATTAAAAATTATCGCACTGAAAGCGATGTGCTTAATGCTGAACTTAATTTAAGTTATCAAGTGTTTGGAAAACCACTGGGTAGTGCACCTATTGTGTTAATAAATCATGCCTTAACCGGAAACAGTGATGTTGCTGGCGAAGATGGCTGGTGGTTAGATTTAGTTGGCGATGATAAAGTAATCGACACAAAACTATACAGCGTTTTAGCATTCAATATTCCTGGAAATAGTTACGACGGTTTTGTTGTTGAAAATTACAAGGATTTTATAGCACGCGATGTCGCAAAAATATTTTTGCTAGGTTTAAAGGAATTAAAAATAGGAAAGCTTTTTGCTGCTGTTGGAGGTTCTTTAGGAGGTGGAATTGCTTGGGAAATGGCGGTTTTACAACCCGATTTCACCGAAAATTTGGTGGTTATTGCAACCGATTGGAAATCTACCGATTGGCTTATAGCAAACTGCCAGATTCAAGAACAGTTTTTAATAAATTCAAAAAATCCGGTGCACGATGCGCGAATGCACGCCATGTTGTGTTACCGCACTCCAGAATCTTTTAAAGAGCGTTTTCATCGTTCTAAAAATGTAGATTTAGAGATTTTTAATGTAGAAAGTTGGTTGTTACATCACGGTAAAAAGTTGCAAGAACGTTTTCAGCTTTCAGCTTATAAATTAATGAATCAGTTGCTTAGAACAATTGATGTTACCAAAAATAGACCAGAAGATTTTAATGTCTTAGAAAATATTAAAGCGAATATCCATATTGTAGGTGTCGATTCCGATTTGTTTTTCACAGCAGAAGAAAATAGAGAAACACACAAACAATTAGCATTAACCAACCCGAATGTTACGTACAACGAAATTCATTCGGTACACGGTCACGATGCGTTTTTAATGGAATACGAGCAGTTAGAAAAAATTATAGAAGGCATTTTTGTGCCAGATTCAAAAAAGAAAAGAATGAAAGTATTAAAGTTTGGAGGCAAATCTTTAGGCAATGGCGAAGGATTGAATAATGTAATTACCATTATTGAAAATAAAGTTAATAATGGCGATAAAATTTCGGTTGTGGTTTCAGCGCGTGGCAATGCTACCGATGAGTTAGAAGCCGTTTTAAATCTAGCTGCAAAAGGTATAGATTACAAAGCGCAACTTGAAACGTTTAAAACCTATCAAAAAGAGCCTTTAAAAACTATTGATTTTACTGAAGAATTTACATTGCTTGATAAATTATTTGAAGGTGTTAGTTTACTTGGAGATTACAGCGGAAAGATTAAGGATACTATTTTAGCACAAGGCGAATTATTATCTATTAAAATGGTTGCAGCTTTATTGAATGAAAAAGGTATAAAGTCTAATGCGGTAGATTCTAGAAAACTAATAAAAACTGATGAGAACTTCGGAAATGCAATTCCTATTGCTAAATTATCTAAAGATAATGTCACTGCTTTTTTCAAAGCACATAAAGATGCTGTAAATGTAATTACAGGTTTTATTGCGTCTAACTTAAAAGAAGAAACAACGACTTTAGGTAGAAATGGAAGTAATTACACAGCAGCCTTAATTGCAAATTATTTAGATGCTGAAGAGTTACAAAATTATACACACGTAAACGGTATTTACACGGCAAACCCTGATTTGGTTGCCGATGCTCAAAAGATTAGAGAATTGTCGTTTAGTGAGGCGAACGAGTTGGCCAACTTTGGAACCACTATTTTGCATGCCAAAACCATCATTCCTTTAGTTGAAAAAAATATTAACTTACGTATTTTAAATACCTTTAATCCAGAAGATGAAGGCACCTTAATTACAGCAAAACCAAGTGCTAAAGAAGTGACATCGCTTTCTGTTCTAGATAACGTAGCACTTTTAAACCTTGAGGGGCGTGGATTATTGGGTAAAAGTGGTGTAGATGCTCGAATTTTTAGAGCGCTAAGTATCCACGATATTAGTGTGAGTATTATTTCTCAAGGTTCATCAGAGCGTGGTATAGGGTTGATAATTAATGCAAACCAAGCTACACAAGCGGTAATTGCTTTAGAACGTGAGTTTGAAAACGATTTCTATTCGCAAGATGTTAATAAAATTGATGTTGTGGACGATGTGTCTGTTATTTCTATTATTGGTATCGAGTTAAGTTCGTTCCACAAACCATTTAATGCGCTTATCAAAAACCAGATTACGCCGTTGTTATTTAACAATACCGTTACCGGAAGAAATATAAGTTTAGTGCTTAAAAAATCGCAATTACATAAAGCTATGAACGTGATTCATGGTGAGATTTTCGGAATTTCTAAAAAGATAAACATTGCCATTTTTGGACACGGAGGTGTTGGAGGCGCTTTGATTAATCAGATTTTAAAATCCAGAAGCGATATTGAAAAACGTAAAGCGATTAACTTAAATGTGTTTGCTATTGCGAATTCTAAAAAACAACTTTTAAGTAAAAATGGTGTTGATGCTAATTGGGAGGATGCTATTAAAACGGTAGAAACAGAAAGTTCTATTGAGGATATTATTGCTTTTGCAAGAGAAAATCATTTAGAAAATTTAATTGCAGTGGATAATACGGCGAGTCCAAGTTTTTATGAAAACTACATCCCTTTAATAGAGGCTGGTTTCGATTTGGTATCTTCTAATAAAATTGCAAACACCATTTCTCATAAATTTTATAAAGATTTACGTGTTCAGTTAAAAGAAAATAAGAAACAATATTTATATGAAACTACGGTTGGCGCAGGTTTACCGTTAATTGATACTATTAAGTTATTGCACGAATCTGGTGAGAATATTACTAGAATTCGTGGGGTGTTCTCGGGAACGTTGAGTTATTTATTCAATAATTTTTCTGTTGAAAATAAACCGTTTAGTGAAATTATTCAGGAAACTATCGACAAAGGATTTACAGAACCTGACCCAAGAGAAGATTTTTCAGGAAATGATGTAGCTAGAAAGCTATTAATTTTAGCGAGAGAGTTAGATTTGCATAATGAGTTTGAAGATGTTTCGGTACAGAATTTAATTCCTGAAGCGTATCAAAATATATCTGTGGAATCATTTTTAGGACAATTAGATGTTTTAAATGAACAATACCAGGCTGTAAAAGATAAGCAAGAGCCAGGACATGTATTGCGTTATATTGGTGATTTATCGGGAGATTTATCTCAAGATAAAGGAGTTTTGGAGGTTAAACTCGTATCTATACCGAACGATAGTACTTTAGGACAAATAAAAGGTTCGGATGCTATTTTTGAAATATTTACTGAGAGTTATGGTGAGCAACCTATCGTGATTCAAGGTGCAGGTGCTGGAGCAGAGGTTACAGGGCGTGGTGTGTTTGGCGATATTTTACGATTATCTAAGCATATCAATTAA